One segment of Pirellulaceae bacterium DNA contains the following:
- a CDS encoding molybdopterin molybdotransferase MoeA: MNNSKQPRNFSDVRMRGFTSRSTVTTVWQWIDQHSGWLDSESVFLGNASGRVLADSITSQVDVPGFRRAMMDGFAVQSADTLGATPYNPLKLTITGEAFPGQPFLGHVQRGQTVRIMTGSPMPNGADAVLPAERTQTEASHLLAQGEVPPQKHVGHRGEDIPTGTCILERGRRLRPQDLGVLSSIGVGQVSVIRQPKIRLVITGNELVASGTVPTGYTIADANGPMLSALVRRDGGVVVEHGLTPDTESSILTAMQDDVDIVIVSGGSSVGLEDHAPRLLAQNGELAIHGVAMRPSSPTGMGRMDDRLVFLLPGNPVSCLCAYDFFAGRAIRTLAGGSLDWPYRQSTLPLRRKLVSQVGRVDYARVSIVDQAIDPLAISGASLLSSTTRADGFVIIPTDSEGYPPEHQTEVFLYDA, encoded by the coding sequence ATGAACAACTCCAAACAACCACGTAATTTTTCCGACGTTCGTATGAGGGGCTTTACAAGCCGCTCGACGGTCACAACGGTCTGGCAGTGGATTGACCAACACAGCGGTTGGCTTGACAGCGAGTCCGTTTTTCTCGGCAACGCATCTGGGCGTGTGTTAGCCGATTCGATCACGAGCCAAGTTGACGTGCCTGGCTTTCGCCGTGCGATGATGGACGGCTTCGCCGTTCAGTCGGCGGATACCTTGGGCGCGACACCCTACAATCCACTCAAACTCACCATTACCGGCGAAGCATTCCCGGGCCAACCTTTTCTAGGTCATGTGCAACGGGGGCAAACGGTTCGCATTATGACCGGCTCGCCAATGCCCAACGGCGCCGACGCTGTGCTGCCTGCTGAACGCACACAAACCGAGGCGTCACATTTGCTGGCTCAGGGAGAGGTTCCGCCACAAAAGCACGTCGGGCATCGGGGGGAAGATATCCCAACGGGCACATGTATCCTGGAACGTGGACGACGACTTCGCCCTCAAGACCTTGGTGTTTTATCGTCGATTGGCGTAGGACAAGTCTCGGTGATCAGACAACCCAAAATTCGTCTTGTGATCACCGGCAATGAACTGGTTGCCAGTGGCACCGTACCAACGGGTTACACAATCGCTGATGCCAATGGTCCGATGCTCAGCGCATTGGTCCGCCGAGACGGTGGTGTGGTGGTTGAACACGGCCTGACACCTGACACAGAATCAAGTATTCTTACAGCGATGCAGGACGATGTTGATATTGTGATCGTTTCTGGTGGTTCAAGCGTGGGACTAGAAGACCACGCTCCACGTTTGCTGGCACAGAACGGAGAACTTGCAATCCATGGCGTGGCAATGCGCCCCAGCAGTCCCACCGGCATGGGGCGCATGGATGATCGGCTCGTATTTTTATTGCCAGGCAATCCCGTCTCATGCCTCTGCGCCTACGACTTTTTCGCAGGCCGAGCAATTCGCACCCTCGCGGGTGGCTCTTTGGATTGGCCCTATCGGCAATCCACCCTACCACTACGGCGTAAGCTTGTATCACAGGTTGGACGAGTCGACTATGCCCGAGTATCAATTGTCGATCAGGCCATTGACCCCCTCGCTATTTCAGGCGCCTCGCTGCTTAGCTCGACAACTCGCGCCGATGGATTTGTCATCATTCCGACAGACAGTGAAGGTTATCCCCCTGAACATCAAACCGAAGTCTTCCTGTATGACGCCTAA
- a CDS encoding Hsp70 family protein encodes MSKSPAIGIDLGTTYSAIAWVDPTGRPQTLANAEGDKVTPSVVLFENDEVVIGKEALKAITTDAEQVAQCMKRELGSRSFAKQLGGRHYPPEALEAWILHKIRTDAAQAIGNFTKAVITVPAYFDEVRRKATQDAGFIAGLEVIDIINEPTAAAIAFGYEQGFLREHHTRTRPLRILVYDLGGGTFDVTVMEISGTDFTALATDGDVRLGGLDWDGRLVDLVAEEFIRQFDLDPREDANTMGRLWRDSEDAKRTLSARQKATIPCDYQGKALRLEVSRQQFEEATQDLLDRTSFTTRQTLQAAGLGWNDIDRILLVGGSTRMPAVAGLLKQMSQIEPDTSVAADEAVAHGAALHAERLLAESRGEPAKFSVKNVNSHSLGVAASDPLTRQSRNAIIIPRNTPLPITAKRIFKTQNDGQKSVLVQIVEGESASADECVQLGRCTVRNLPADLPAQSPIDVRFCYLENGRLTVTVLVGPAENWEQHEITRVNSLTSEQLRTWREFVTGISANRPLDSTS; translated from the coding sequence ATGTCAAAGTCTCCTGCTATCGGAATCGATCTCGGAACAACCTACTCGGCCATTGCCTGGGTTGACCCAACCGGACGTCCGCAAACGTTAGCCAATGCCGAAGGCGACAAAGTAACACCCAGTGTCGTGTTATTTGAAAACGATGAAGTCGTAATCGGCAAGGAAGCACTCAAAGCGATTACCACTGATGCAGAACAAGTCGCCCAATGCATGAAACGAGAACTCGGTAGTCGCTCGTTTGCCAAACAACTGGGCGGTCGACACTATCCCCCAGAGGCACTGGAGGCCTGGATCTTACACAAAATCCGCACGGACGCCGCTCAAGCGATCGGTAACTTCACAAAAGCGGTAATCACGGTTCCTGCCTACTTCGACGAGGTTCGACGAAAAGCAACGCAGGATGCAGGATTCATCGCTGGCTTAGAGGTGATTGACATCATTAACGAGCCGACCGCGGCCGCAATCGCCTTTGGCTACGAACAAGGTTTCCTGCGCGAACACCACACACGCACGCGGCCGTTGCGAATATTGGTCTATGACCTGGGAGGTGGCACCTTCGACGTCACCGTCATGGAAATTAGCGGAACGGATTTTACAGCTTTAGCAACCGACGGAGACGTTCGTCTCGGAGGACTCGATTGGGACGGTCGATTGGTCGATCTGGTGGCTGAAGAATTCATCCGACAATTCGATTTGGACCCGCGTGAAGATGCAAACACGATGGGCAGATTATGGCGCGACAGCGAGGATGCGAAACGCACTCTTTCTGCGAGACAAAAGGCGACAATCCCCTGTGATTATCAGGGCAAGGCTTTGCGTCTTGAGGTAAGCCGTCAACAATTCGAAGAAGCGACCCAGGACCTCTTGGATCGAACCAGTTTTACCACCCGGCAAACGTTGCAAGCGGCCGGGCTGGGATGGAACGACATCGATCGAATTTTGCTCGTGGGTGGCTCGACCCGCATGCCAGCGGTTGCAGGTCTCCTGAAACAAATGTCACAAATCGAACCGGACACTTCTGTCGCTGCGGATGAAGCTGTCGCCCACGGCGCAGCACTCCACGCCGAGCGCCTCTTGGCAGAAAGCCGTGGAGAGCCGGCAAAATTTTCAGTCAAAAATGTGAACTCCCACAGTCTCGGAGTCGCTGCCTCCGATCCGCTGACACGACAGTCCCGTAACGCAATCATCATCCCCCGAAATACCCCTTTGCCGATTACGGCGAAAAGAATCTTCAAAACTCAAAATGATGGTCAGAAGTCCGTTTTGGTGCAAATTGTTGAAGGCGAAAGCGCTTCCGCCGATGAGTGCGTTCAACTTGGACGTTGCACAGTTCGCAACCTGCCTGCCGACCTACCGGCACAAAGCCCAATCGACGTTCGCTTTTGCTATCTAGAAAACGGTCGATTAACCGTCACCGTTCTTGTCGGCCCTGCAGAGAACTGGGAACAACACGAGATCACACGCGTCAACAGCCTCACAAGTGAACAGCTTCGGACTTGGCGTGAATTCGTCACGGGAATCTCTGCCAACCGTCCGCTGGACTCAACGTCATGA